In Chitinophaga sp. HK235, a single window of DNA contains:
- a CDS encoding cupin-like domain-containing protein: protein MIINNIDRVDDITPEEFRKNYYLPRKPVIISAAGLSEQWPAFSKWTWDYFKSIVGDKRVGVYNNERANASTLVNGADDYITFGEYIDMLKKGPVSLRIFLFNIFQHAPQLAQDIVWPDQYAKGFLKKYPMLFVGGGGSVAHMHYDIDLSHIFHTQFLGRKRVLLLENNQSPLIYRMPFTVESAASFVNWHERLDTEHFPALAHAKGYTAILNHGDTMFMPGGYWHHMEYMDSGFAMSLRAMDASLAGKLNGLYHILGLRGMNNLMIKLAPQWWYHYKRKMARDRAEKALHYI, encoded by the coding sequence ATGATCATAAACAACATAGACCGAGTTGATGATATCACACCTGAGGAGTTTCGCAAAAATTATTATTTACCCCGTAAACCCGTTATTATCTCAGCAGCAGGGCTGAGCGAACAATGGCCTGCCTTCAGCAAATGGACCTGGGACTACTTCAAAAGCATCGTCGGTGACAAGCGGGTGGGCGTTTATAACAACGAACGCGCCAACGCCAGTACCCTGGTAAACGGGGCAGATGACTATATCACATTTGGAGAATATATTGACATGCTGAAAAAAGGCCCGGTATCGCTCCGGATCTTCCTGTTTAATATCTTTCAGCATGCTCCTCAGCTGGCACAGGATATTGTATGGCCCGACCAGTATGCCAAAGGGTTTCTGAAAAAGTACCCCATGCTATTTGTAGGCGGCGGCGGATCTGTAGCGCATATGCACTACGACATCGACCTGTCTCATATCTTCCATACTCAGTTTCTGGGGCGTAAACGGGTACTGCTGCTGGAAAACAATCAGTCTCCCCTGATTTACCGTATGCCCTTTACCGTGGAAAGTGCAGCATCCTTTGTTAACTGGCACGAAAGGCTGGATACCGAACATTTCCCGGCACTGGCCCATGCCAAAGGTTATACGGCCATCCTCAACCACGGTGATACCATGTTTATGCCGGGCGGCTACTGGCATCATATGGAATACATGGACAGCGGGTTTGCCATGAGCCTTCGTGCGATGGATGCTTCCCTCGCCGGTAAACTAAACGGCCTCTACCATATATTGGGTCTCCGGGGCATGAATAATCTGATGATCAAACTGGCACCCCAGTGGTGGTACCACTATAAGCGTAAAATGGCCCGTGATCGTGCTGAAAAAGCACTTCACTATATTTAA
- a CDS encoding DUF4382 domain-containing protein produces the protein MKNALLKRGLLVVSIPLLAAVLLYSCKKDQSSSNEPIPQNQQKVSLFLSDDPGLFDKVLLDIRKVEVLVDTCNNKDDEGWNDRDRCWWDEDHDHDRQGRDSCLVWDSLNIHPGVYDLLTLRNGADTLLAGGLVKKGVMKQIRITIGNNNSLVKNSVTYPVASVAGQSKIIVRIRHDEWDEVSSSNLQLWLDFDIQRSIIKTWNGKFILRPYINVFTILKMGSLSGRVTPWNAYPVISVYNNNNDTLYALPWRSGEFKVRGLKTGTWNVYVNTSNGYKDTTITNVKIERGKDTKLGDIKLHQ, from the coding sequence ATGAAAAATGCTCTCCTGAAGCGAGGTTTGCTGGTAGTTTCTATTCCGCTATTGGCAGCCGTACTCTTGTACTCCTGTAAGAAAGACCAGTCTTCATCCAATGAGCCGATTCCCCAAAATCAGCAAAAGGTAAGCTTGTTTCTCTCTGATGATCCTGGTTTGTTTGACAAAGTATTATTGGATATCCGTAAGGTGGAAGTGTTGGTAGACACTTGCAACAACAAGGATGATGAAGGCTGGAACGACCGCGATCGTTGCTGGTGGGATGAAGACCACGATCATGATCGTCAGGGCCGGGACAGTTGCCTGGTATGGGATTCGCTGAACATTCATCCTGGTGTGTATGACCTGCTCACACTCAGAAATGGTGCCGATACCTTACTGGCCGGTGGTTTGGTCAAAAAAGGTGTGATGAAACAAATCCGCATCACTATTGGCAACAACAATTCTCTGGTGAAAAACAGTGTAACCTATCCGGTTGCTTCTGTTGCCGGACAATCCAAAATTATTGTAAGGATCAGACATGACGAATGGGACGAAGTATCTTCCAGCAATCTGCAGCTGTGGCTGGACTTCGACATTCAACGTTCCATTATTAAAACATGGAATGGCAAGTTCATCCTGCGTCCGTACATCAACGTATTCACTATCCTGAAAATGGGCAGTCTTTCTGGTCGCGTTACACCATGGAATGCCTACCCTGTGATATCTGTTTACAACAATAATAACGACACACTGTACGCTTTGCCCTGGAGAAGTGGCGAGTTTAAAGTGCGCGGTTTGAAAACAGGTACCTGGAACGTATATGTAAATACTTCCAACGGGTACAAAGACACGACTATCACGAATGTGAAAATTGAAAGGGGTAAGGATACCAAGCTGGGAGATATCAAGCTACATCAATAG
- a CDS encoding toxin-antitoxin system YwqK family antitoxin: MKQLFIVVLLQMLIVTAGLGQARNQKDAQQRRQGYWVEEVPELRGEPGYIWEGNYKNSRKEGVWKKTSLGGNIMAEETYKNNVLDGYCKYFYPNGKRSEEGAYLATEIEGQRDTVMVVDPVTQQEKPVEIVRQGNSVRNGVWKLYDEETGKMVKEYYKRGELVTPEDIGEDSTNVATPPKAPAPAHLPHEDANKRKKRG; encoded by the coding sequence ATGAAGCAACTGTTTATCGTGGTATTATTACAGATGTTGATCGTGACAGCCGGCCTGGGCCAGGCGCGGAATCAGAAGGATGCACAGCAGCGCAGGCAGGGGTATTGGGTGGAAGAGGTACCGGAGCTGAGAGGGGAGCCAGGGTATATCTGGGAAGGGAATTATAAGAACAGTCGTAAGGAAGGTGTCTGGAAAAAGACTTCGCTGGGAGGCAATATTATGGCTGAAGAAACCTATAAGAACAATGTACTGGATGGTTATTGCAAATACTTTTATCCCAATGGCAAACGAAGTGAAGAAGGGGCATATCTGGCTACAGAAATAGAAGGGCAGCGGGATACTGTGATGGTAGTAGATCCGGTGACGCAGCAGGAGAAACCGGTAGAGATAGTGCGGCAGGGCAATTCAGTACGGAATGGGGTGTGGAAGCTGTATGATGAAGAAACAGGAAAAATGGTAAAGGAATACTATAAAAGAGGAGAGCTGGTAACACCGGAGGATATAGGGGAAGACAGCACAAATGTCGCAACACCCCCCAAGGCTCCTGCTCCTGCGCACTTGCCTCATGAAGATGCCAACAAGCGGAAAAAGCGGGGCTAA
- a CDS encoding DEAD/DEAH box helicase: protein MTTFESLGLQEPILKGITDLGFVSPTPIQEQAIPVLLSGDRDFVGLAQTGTGKTAAFGLPLLQQLDLTINKPQGLILCPTRELCLQITNDLKNFSKYLGVVNIVAVYGGSSIVQQLRDLKRGVHIVVATPGRLLDIIDRGAINFDNVRYAVLDEADEMLNMGFQEDINSILSNTPEAKTTWLFSATMPQEVRRIAKKYMEDPFELTVGTKNSGNANIEHEYYVVRPRERYAALKRIVDYNPDIFGIIFTRTKIESQEIAESLIKDGYNADALHGDLTQQQRDKVMKRFREKALQVLVATDVAARGIDVDNVTHVINYDLPDDVENYTHRSGRTGRAGRSGVSIAVIGGRDIGKIRQIERVIGKKFVKAEVPDGFAVCEKQLFGLVHKVHNVTVNEEQIEPYLERIYEEFASMTKEELIKRFASLEFNQFLEYYQDAPDLNVKDDKRGEEGRDRRSNGKFTRLFINLGSVDDFTRGDMLRYLCDNTGLRGNKIGRIDLKGVYSFFEVENDEVEKVTQSFKKVEYNGRSVRIEMSQDGDKRGGGRSYGGGNREGGGSPRKRSWSPGGGARTGEKREFSGGGRPPFKRKY, encoded by the coding sequence ATGACAACATTCGAATCACTGGGCTTACAAGAGCCTATTTTAAAGGGAATTACGGACCTGGGTTTCGTTTCCCCAACGCCCATCCAGGAACAGGCTATTCCCGTACTTTTAAGTGGTGACCGCGATTTCGTAGGACTAGCCCAGACGGGCACCGGTAAAACCGCTGCTTTTGGCTTACCATTGCTGCAGCAACTGGACCTGACGATCAACAAACCACAAGGCCTGATCCTTTGCCCTACCCGTGAACTGTGTCTGCAGATCACCAATGACCTCAAAAATTTCAGCAAATACCTCGGCGTAGTAAATATCGTGGCGGTATATGGCGGTTCCAGCATCGTGCAGCAGCTGCGCGACCTGAAAAGAGGTGTGCACATCGTAGTGGCCACCCCCGGCCGTCTGCTCGACATCATTGACCGTGGTGCCATCAACTTCGATAATGTACGCTATGCCGTACTGGACGAAGCAGACGAAATGCTGAACATGGGCTTCCAGGAAGACATTAACAGCATCCTGTCCAACACACCGGAAGCTAAAACTACCTGGCTGTTTTCTGCTACCATGCCTCAGGAAGTGCGCCGCATTGCCAAAAAATACATGGAAGATCCCTTCGAACTGACCGTAGGGACCAAAAATAGCGGTAACGCCAACATCGAACATGAATATTACGTGGTACGCCCACGCGAAAGATATGCTGCCCTGAAACGTATCGTGGACTATAACCCCGATATCTTCGGTATCATCTTTACCCGTACCAAAATTGAGTCCCAGGAGATTGCAGAATCCCTGATCAAGGACGGGTACAATGCAGATGCCCTGCACGGCGACCTTACCCAGCAACAGCGCGATAAGGTAATGAAACGTTTCCGCGAAAAAGCACTGCAGGTGCTGGTAGCTACCGACGTTGCTGCCCGTGGTATCGACGTAGATAACGTAACACACGTTATCAACTACGATCTGCCTGATGACGTGGAAAACTATACGCACCGTAGTGGTCGTACAGGAAGAGCCGGCAGATCCGGTGTCTCTATCGCTGTTATCGGCGGCCGTGACATCGGTAAAATCCGCCAGATCGAAAGAGTAATCGGTAAAAAATTCGTGAAAGCAGAAGTACCGGACGGTTTCGCCGTTTGCGAAAAACAACTGTTCGGACTGGTACATAAAGTACACAATGTAACTGTCAACGAAGAACAGATCGAACCATACCTGGAACGCATATACGAAGAGTTTGCATCCATGACCAAGGAAGAGCTGATCAAACGCTTCGCTTCCCTGGAGTTCAATCAGTTCCTTGAATACTACCAGGATGCTCCGGACCTGAACGTAAAAGACGACAAACGTGGAGAAGAAGGCCGCGATCGCAGAAGCAACGGCAAATTTACCCGCCTGTTCATCAACCTCGGTTCTGTAGACGATTTCACCCGCGGTGATATGCTCCGCTACCTGTGCGACAACACCGGTTTGCGTGGTAATAAAATCGGCCGTATCGACCTGAAAGGCGTTTATTCTTTCTTTGAAGTGGAAAATGATGAAGTGGAAAAAGTGACCCAGAGCTTCAAAAAAGTAGAGTACAACGGTCGCAGCGTGCGGATCGAAATGTCTCAGGACGGTGATAAACGTGGTGGTGGTCGCAGCTATGGCGGCGGCAACCGTGAAGGTGGTGGCAGCCCTCGTAAGAGAAGCTGGTCCCCTGGCGGTGGTGCCCGTACCGGCGAAAAACGCGAGTTTTCCGGTGGTGGCAGACCTCCGTTCAAACGTAAATACTAA
- the glgB gene encoding 1,4-alpha-glucan branching protein GlgB — MTGVINRPLQTVQPFSLFSSGDIALFQAGSHYRLYEKFGAHTLEYEGVPGTYFAVWAPDAAFVAVMGDFNQWDHYTHTLLPRWDNSGIWEGFVPGVEAGSLYKYFIRSNSGEVLQKGDPFATRWEVRPQTASIVHPLDHTWNDKKWMQGRKANNSLNSPIAVYEVHLGSWRRPDPTNEELYYSYGEIAAMLVPYVKEMGFTHVELMPVMEHPFDGSWGYQQTGYYAATSRYGSPQEFMDMIEAFHQAEIGVILDWVPSHFPHDAHGLYRFDGSHVYEYADMRKGYHPDWNSYIFNYARSEVRSFLLSNAIYWLDKFHIDGLRVDAVASMIHLDYSRERGGWVPNELGGNENLEAISFLKKLNETVYALFPDVQTIAEDSTNHYGVSRPTFMGGLGFGMKWMMGWMNDTLDYFKKDPLHRKWYQNDLTFSLVYAFSENFMLPLSHDEVVHGKSPLLYKMPGDEWQKCANLRLLYGYMYTHPGTKLLFMGGEFGQTSEWNYRSELDWHLLKYATHKGIQDFVKDVNQVYRQSTALYELQFEAEGFEWMTVNDYDNCVLAYIRRGKAAGDLLLIVLNMTPVPREHYPVGIPQGGIWEEILNSDHPKYYGSGVINSGPQKAAKQFYNGREYTLTLRLPPLGITILKPVTV, encoded by the coding sequence ATGACCGGAGTTATCAATCGCCCTTTACAGACAGTACAACCATTTTCCCTCTTCTCTTCCGGTGATATTGCCTTGTTTCAGGCAGGCTCTCATTACCGGCTATACGAAAAATTCGGCGCACATACCCTTGAATACGAAGGAGTGCCTGGTACCTATTTTGCGGTATGGGCACCCGATGCAGCATTTGTTGCAGTTATGGGTGATTTTAATCAATGGGACCATTACACCCATACCCTGTTGCCCCGTTGGGACAACTCAGGCATATGGGAAGGTTTTGTGCCAGGTGTGGAAGCCGGCTCGCTCTACAAATATTTTATCCGCTCCAATAGCGGAGAAGTGCTGCAGAAAGGTGATCCCTTCGCCACCCGCTGGGAAGTACGCCCCCAAACAGCTTCCATCGTTCATCCCCTTGATCATACATGGAACGATAAAAAATGGATGCAGGGCCGTAAGGCAAATAACAGCCTGAACAGCCCTATTGCTGTATATGAAGTACACCTGGGTTCCTGGCGCAGGCCAGACCCAACCAATGAGGAACTTTATTATTCCTATGGTGAAATAGCAGCCATGCTGGTGCCTTATGTGAAAGAAATGGGCTTTACCCATGTGGAGTTGATGCCTGTCATGGAACATCCGTTTGATGGTTCCTGGGGCTATCAGCAGACTGGCTATTATGCTGCCACCTCCCGGTATGGCAGCCCTCAGGAATTTATGGACATGATAGAGGCCTTTCATCAGGCAGAAATAGGGGTGATCCTGGACTGGGTACCTTCCCATTTCCCCCATGACGCCCACGGTCTGTACCGGTTTGATGGCTCGCATGTGTACGAATATGCGGATATGCGTAAGGGTTATCATCCGGACTGGAACAGCTATATCTTTAACTATGCCCGCAGTGAGGTCCGTTCCTTTTTGTTAAGTAACGCTATCTACTGGCTGGACAAATTTCATATAGATGGTCTGCGGGTGGATGCGGTAGCTTCTATGATCCATCTGGACTATTCCCGGGAGAGAGGCGGCTGGGTGCCCAATGAGCTGGGGGGTAATGAAAACCTGGAAGCGATCAGTTTTCTGAAGAAACTGAATGAGACCGTTTATGCGTTGTTTCCCGATGTGCAAACCATCGCGGAAGATTCTACCAATCATTATGGTGTGTCCAGACCTACTTTTATGGGAGGACTGGGATTTGGAATGAAGTGGATGATGGGATGGATGAATGACACGCTGGACTATTTTAAGAAAGACCCCTTACATCGTAAATGGTACCAGAACGATCTCACCTTTAGTCTGGTGTATGCATTCAGCGAGAACTTCATGCTGCCGCTGAGCCATGATGAAGTAGTACACGGTAAGTCTCCCTTATTATATAAGATGCCTGGTGATGAGTGGCAGAAATGTGCTAATCTGCGATTGTTGTATGGTTATATGTATACGCATCCCGGCACCAAATTATTGTTTATGGGCGGTGAGTTTGGGCAGACTTCCGAATGGAATTACAGAAGTGAGCTGGACTGGCATCTGTTGAAATATGCAACGCATAAAGGGATTCAGGATTTTGTAAAAGACGTCAACCAGGTGTACCGTCAGTCTACCGCTTTATATGAACTGCAGTTTGAAGCAGAAGGATTTGAATGGATGACAGTGAATGATTATGATAATTGTGTGCTGGCTTATATTCGTCGTGGTAAGGCTGCCGGGGATTTGTTGCTGATAGTGTTGAACATGACACCGGTGCCCAGGGAACATTATCCGGTGGGCATTCCACAGGGAGGAATATGGGAAGAAATATTAAACAGTGATCATCCTAAATATTATGGAAGCGGGGTGATAAATAGTGGTCCGCAGAAAGCGGCAAAACAATTTTATAACGGACGGGAATACACCCTTACCCTGCGTCTACCGCCATTGGGCATAACCATACTGAAACCTGTTACTGTATAA
- the rimO gene encoding 30S ribosomal protein S12 methylthiotransferase RimO, which translates to MKTKTLKKDKVNIITLGCSKNMVDSEVLSGQLLANEIDVVHESTKRDHNIVVVNTCGFIDKAKEESINTILEQVELKQRGKLDKVYVTGCLSERYRGDLESEIGGVDAWFGTMELPLLLKKFDADYKSELIGERLLSTPSHYAYLKIAEGCNRTCSFCAIPLMRGGHVSRPIEELVKEAEKLVRSGVKEIMLIAQELTYYGLDLYKQRRLADLLRALAAVEGLEWIRLHYAYPTKFPMEVLDVMNEFPNICNYLDMPLQHASNAMLKAMKRQITREEIEELVHNIRAKVPGICLRTTLIAGFPGETEEDVEELKGFLERMRFDRVGVFTYSHEEGTSAHALEDNIPAEEKERRAQEIMEVQQEISLEKNQEKEGKVFKVVVDKKEAGRYLARTEFDSVEVDNEVIINTTKRLKPGDFVEVRITKAFDYDLEGELI; encoded by the coding sequence TTGAAGACGAAAACTTTAAAGAAAGACAAGGTTAACATTATTACGCTTGGTTGTTCGAAGAACATGGTAGACTCAGAAGTGCTGAGCGGGCAACTGCTGGCCAATGAGATCGATGTGGTGCATGAAAGCACTAAACGCGACCACAATATTGTGGTGGTAAATACCTGCGGTTTTATTGACAAAGCAAAAGAAGAATCCATCAACACCATCCTGGAACAGGTAGAACTGAAACAACGCGGTAAGCTGGACAAGGTTTATGTGACCGGCTGTCTGAGTGAACGCTACCGTGGCGACCTGGAATCAGAGATTGGCGGCGTGGATGCCTGGTTTGGTACCATGGAACTTCCTTTACTGCTCAAAAAATTTGACGCTGACTACAAATCCGAACTGATAGGAGAACGTTTGCTGAGCACACCTTCCCACTATGCTTATCTGAAGATTGCGGAAGGTTGTAACCGTACCTGTTCCTTTTGTGCCATCCCCCTGATGCGTGGTGGACATGTATCCCGCCCCATTGAGGAGCTGGTAAAGGAAGCCGAAAAGCTGGTACGCTCCGGTGTAAAGGAAATCATGCTCATCGCACAGGAACTGACCTACTATGGTCTGGACTTGTACAAACAGCGCCGCCTGGCTGACCTGCTGAGAGCACTGGCCGCCGTGGAAGGACTGGAATGGATACGCCTGCACTATGCTTATCCCACCAAGTTCCCAATGGAAGTGCTGGATGTGATGAACGAATTTCCTAACATCTGCAACTATCTGGACATGCCGCTACAGCACGCTTCCAATGCCATGCTGAAAGCCATGAAACGTCAGATTACCCGCGAAGAGATAGAAGAACTGGTTCATAACATCCGCGCCAAAGTACCTGGCATCTGCCTGCGTACCACCCTGATCGCCGGATTCCCCGGTGAAACGGAAGAGGATGTAGAAGAACTGAAAGGCTTCCTGGAAAGAATGCGCTTTGACAGGGTAGGGGTATTCACTTACAGTCATGAAGAAGGTACCAGTGCGCATGCACTGGAGGACAACATCCCTGCTGAAGAAAAAGAAAGAAGAGCGCAGGAGATCATGGAAGTGCAGCAGGAAATCTCCCTGGAAAAAAACCAGGAAAAGGAAGGTAAAGTATTTAAGGTAGTCGTAGACAAAAAAGAAGCAGGCAGATACCTTGCCCGCACAGAATTTGACTCCGTGGAAGTAGACAATGAAGTGATCATTAATACCACCAAACGCCTGAAACCGGGCGACTTCGTGGAAGTACGTATCACCAAAGCGTTTGATTACGACCTGGAAGGTGAATTAATTTAG